ATCGACACCGACGCGCTCGACGGCGAGGACGCGATGGATCTCCTCATCGGCCGCGTCCTCACGCAGGCCGACGGCTACCCCGACCCCGACGCCGTCCGGACGTACGCCGAGCGAATCGTCGCGGAACGACTCGCCGACGAGCGGCAGGGAGGTGTCGGCGATGAGTGAGTCGAAGCAGGAGACGAAGGAACGCGTCCGCGAAGCGATCCGGCAGGCGCTCGTCTCCGGGATGGACGCCGACGAAATCGAAGCGATCCTCGACGACGCCCGCGGCGACCTCGACCGCGTACGCAAGTTTGACCAGGGTGGTGCGTGATGCACGCTGCGCTCCTCCACATCCTCCACGGCGATCCGGATGTCACCGAGCTCCCGAACCGTCTCGGGAACGGACTCCCTGGCGCGACCGCGGGGCAGACACGCTACCTCGACGGCCGCACCATCAACTACGGTGTGCTCGCCGGCGAGATCACCGACGAGAAGGACGTCCCCGTCGTCGGCAGCGAGGACATCCACACCGAGCGCGACGAGGTTACTCGCCGCGTTAAGGCATCGTACCACGCCGACCTCGAAGCTGGTTGGGCTGGTGCGGACTCCAGCGACGGGACGCGCCTTCTTGCTGACTACCTCATCAGTAGCGCGGGCGTCATCCCCAAGGACTCCGAGATTCGACTCGACGAGTTCGTCGGCGATCTCACCGAATCAGCGCGCGTCAACGGTGTCGTCTACAGCCAGCCGATGGACGACGGCTACCCGGAGGACGCGGCCGGCTCCGCATGGCACGACGCCGTCGATACGGACGACATCCCCGCCGAAGGCGTGTCCGCGCTCGCGGTGACGTACAACTGGGATGGTCTCCTCGTGGATGCGATGCTCGCGAAGTCCGGCTACGTCGCGGTCTACTCGGACGCGTGGGCGACCGAAGCGTTCGCTCGCTGGGTCGCCGAAGAAGTCGAGCCATACCTCCAGTACGCGACAGACGACCAGCAGACCCTCGGAGGCGGTGAGTGATGGCAGCCTCGAAACAGTCCGACGGCGGGCGGCCACCGGTGTCGAAGCTCCTCAAGCACAACCACATCGTCGTGTGCGCGGCCAGTCGGAACGGAACGACCGCGCACCTCCGCGACCACAGCGACCCCGACCCGGACGCGGTACTCTGCAATCTGTCCATCGCCGACGCGACCCGGGCGCACGCAGGACGGACTGATCGCCCGCTCTGCAGTAACTGCGCTCGCGCGAAGGGGCTCGACGCGATGACGGGCCGCCCTATCGATATCGACCGGATGGACCTCGACGCCGTCCTGCTCTCGACGTCGCGCACGGGAGTCGTCCACCGCCTCCACCCAGACTCGACTCCAGAGGACCCGGAGGCCTACTGCAAGGGCGACCACGGCGCGGCCGCTTCATCCTGGCGCGTCAAGGCCCCCGAGCACACCATCTTCCACGACGACTGCCGGTTCTGCTTCGGGGGTCGGCCATGACGACGACCGATATCTCGACCCAGCTCCGGCAGGCGATGCCGGCCGCTGAGTGCGAGCACTGTGGAGCGCACATCATGTCGGGTCTCGGCATCGCGACGGCCCGCGGCTCGACGGACGGCCGCTACTGTGGGCGTCGCTGCCTCCGCCGTGCGGTCCAGGAGGCTGGCGATGAGTGAGCAGCGTCCCTCCTCGGACGACATCCTCGTCTGCCCTGACTGTGAGAGCAGTCAAATCAATCGGCTGAACAATCGCGGCCGTGACACGGGAAGCACGTCGAACTGGGTTTGCCGCTGCGGCGCTCGATTCGACGACGCTCACCGTCGCCAGCGAAAGCAAGGTGGAGACTCGTTGAAGGGGCTCGCTCGCCGTCTCGCGGACGCCGACCCGTCGGAGGTGAGCGAGGGTGTCTGACCGCATCTACGTCACGACCAGCTCGTACACGTCGGCGTCCTCAAAAGTCTACCACACGGACCCGGCGTGCCGGTACGTCGAGCGTGCCGAGCGCTGCCGTGTCGTCGACGTCGAGGACGAGCCCGAGATCGTGGACGTCATCACGTCCGACCGAGACCACTGCTCGGTCTGCGCGGGCGACGACTCGCGCGCCGGCATCGAGCAGGACTTCTCCGCGTTCCAAACCGCGCTCGAAATCGGCCAGGAACGCTCCGCGGCCCAGCGGGGTGGTGGTCAGTGATGGTCGCCGATCCGAACGCCTACCGCGACCAGGACGGGCAGATGCTCCACCCGCACGCCCGCCGGCGCTGGGACGAGCGTCTCCCCGAGGAGTGGAAGGGCGAGAACGTCCGTGGCGCGTGGGCCGACGGCATCCCCGTCGACGCGCCGTGGTTTGACGGCTACTGCCGACTCCATAAACCAAGTGGCGCGATACTTATCGCGCGCCTCGGCCTCATCACGACGGTCATTCCGATCTGGCATCGCACCGCCGACGAACAACAGCACATCCGGAGGCAGCTATGAGCACCACGAAACAACCAGAGGAGGCGGAGAGCACCGGCGACGTCCCGGATTGGGTCCGCAAGGACGCCGGGAAGATTCGGGAGCTCGCCGAGAGCGATATCGAGTCCGCGTGGGTCTACGAGCGGATCGTCGCGACCTACTCACTCGACGAGGGGGACTGCTGAATATGGCGCGCGTCGATATTCAGCTCCTGGGCGACGCGAACCGCGAGGTCCTGCGCGGCCTCGTCTTCGAGCGTCGGGATGTCCGCCGTGACGTCTCCGACAGCCTCCTGCTGGAGGTTCCGCGTCTCGGGAGTCGCCGGCTGCCCACACCGCGGACAGTACTCGTGGTGGGGAGCGAGCGTCTCCTTACAATTCCCGCACGGATGCCGCTCGGAGTCGGGGCCGTCGTCGGACTCGATGATGCCGGCCGCGGCGAAGATGTCGTCGTTATGCTGGGCGCTGGAGATATGCTCGTAGTTACTCCACATCGAGGAGTCGATGGTCCAGCAGACGCGATGCTCGATCTGACTGCGCGTGTACCCCTCCCGGCTCATCCGCGTGATAGCGGAGTGCCGGAAGTTGTGGGGGTTGACGGGCTTGTCGACGCCGCCGAGTTCGGCGGCTCGCGTGAGCTGCTCGTTGATCGTCGTCGGCCCCGGAGCGCCGTCGTCGTCCTCAGTCGGCCGGTAGCCATGCCCGGGAATCTTGTGGAAGAACGCGACGTCCGAGTCATCGGGGCGCGGATGCGTCGACTGCAGGTACGTCCGGAGGACGGCCGGCGAGTCGATCAGGGGGTAGTCCTTGATGTCGGCTCCCTTCAGCCCGCTCGCGTTCGGGTTCGGTCGGAAGGTCGCCGCGTCTCCCTCCAGATCGACGTCGCGTACGCGGAGGCTCGCCGCCAGAGAGATCCGCATCCCGGTGTCAGCGAGGAACTCGATGAGCGCGACGTCCCGGAGGTTGTTCGCGCCGTCGCGGAGTGCCTTGATGTCCTCGGACGTGAGGATATCCTCCTCGGAGACGGTCGAGCCACTGACCCGGATCGGCTCGTAGTCGTCCAGCCAGTCAGTGCCTTCGCCCCCGTCTCGAATCGTCTTGAGGAAGATGCGGATGACCTTCTGGCGGTTCCGCGCCGTCGAGTCCGCGACACCGCCGCCACCATGCCCGAGGTCTGGGTCGTGGCGAATCTGGAACGTGAAGTCGTCGAGGTCGAACTTGTCGAACTCACTGATGGGCTTCGTCGCGACGCTACTCGCGAGGCGGAGCTCGGAGAGGTACTCGGCGAGCGTCGACGTCTCGATGCGACCGTCCTTCGCGGCGATGAACCGGCGGACGGCGGGTTGGTCCTCCGGTTGGTACTGGTCGATCTTATCGATCTCGCGTCTGAGCCTCCCCTCGAAGTCCTGAAAGTCGTCGATGCCGACCATACCCACCCCACGACCGGTGGGCTTGTAAACCTGAGCCGGAAAAAACGCCCGGGATTCAACGGCGAACCTCTCCGCCACCTCGCCGCGACCGTTCGCCGTCCCCGCCTCCGACGCCCTGCGACCGCTCGTCGTCTCCGCCCCGCGACCGTCCGCGCTCGCGTTCGGTGCGGCCGTCGTCGCGCTCGGCGTCGACCTGCCGGTGACACAACCACTATTCGTCTCCGCCGAGCAGTAGCCGCCATGCGCGCACCCCACTCACGCGTGAGCGCGGAGGCGCGGCCGTGAGCGTCACCGGCGCGTTCACGGAGGCCATCCTCCCCATCGTCGCCATCGCCGCCGTCGGCTACGTCATCGGCGAGCGAACGAACCTCCGCATCGAGCCGCTCAACACGATCGCTCTCCAGTTCTTCCTGCCCGCGCTCGTCTTCTACGGCATCGCCACGACCGCGCTCACCGGCAGCACCGCGGTCGTCTTCG
This sequence is a window from Halocalculus aciditolerans. Protein-coding genes within it:
- a CDS encoding tyrosine-type recombinase/integrase translates to MVGIDDFQDFEGRLRREIDKIDQYQPEDQPAVRRFIAAKDGRIETSTLAEYLSELRLASSVATKPISEFDKFDLDDFTFQIRHDPDLGHGGGGVADSTARNRQKVIRIFLKTIRDGGEGTDWLDDYEPIRVSGSTVSEEDILTSEDIKALRDGANNLRDVALIEFLADTGMRISLAASLRVRDVDLEGDAATFRPNPNASGLKGADIKDYPLIDSPAVLRTYLQSTHPRPDDSDVAFFHKIPGHGYRPTEDDDGAPGPTTINEQLTRAAELGGVDKPVNPHNFRHSAITRMSREGYTRSQIEHRVCWTIDSSMWSNYEHISSAQHNDDIFAAAGIIESDDGPDSERHPCGNCKETLAPHHEYCPRCGQPATPETRNLQQEAVGDVTADIPTLEDEAAQDLAVRVAQELNIDARHIQQSPSSSE